Part of the Sorghum bicolor cultivar BTx623 chromosome 1, Sorghum_bicolor_NCBIv3, whole genome shotgun sequence genome, AATCAACGTGAAGTCAAACCAAGTGAAGCTTTTTGATAATTATTAGAGATATATGATTTTAATATGGTTACTGAGAAAAATTATTTGATTTCAAATATGGATAGAGCTAAGGTTCACATAGTATGGGAAGATGAGATGAAGGAATATACTAAGTTGGGGTCTTTGAGAGACTAAGAGGAGACGAAGGACAAGTGGTGGCATGTAGTATACATATGCTGCACTATCCAGATGGATCCAACATGTATTGATTTGATAAGCATCTGGTGCTCGAGAATACCTAAGACACCTAAACCCATGTTTTAACTTAGTGGGCAGAGTTTGCGAAAACTAGGGCGGTCCTGTTTTCCTAGAAATTTTGAGATGTTCTCTGAGTGAGGATTTTTAAATTTTGGGATGCTCAGAAATTCCAAGGCCTAGGAAGACTTTATCTCTAACGGCTAGTAGGTCTAGAAATCAAGTGACCCGGCCTGTAAAACCAAGTTATCCAGTTTTTATCGACTAGTGTAACGACTAGTTTTTTTTGGAATGAGTATTTATACCTCTCGTCATCTCTTTATTGGGTTGTTGGTTCCTGACATACTTGAACTATTTCCTTGTGAGAACTCTCCTCGACCCACTCTACATGAGATTGTGTAATTCTTTCTATACCTAAGCGTTGGGTTAAAAGAGATTAATTTACTAATCCAAGAGAGCAAACCAAAATCTTGAGCACTTGTAGTAAGTCAATAATCTTGTGAAGCATTGTTACTCTCGATGGTCAAGCCGCGTAGATGGCTAGGCGTAATCTGGTGAGCTTCCGATCTTGTCAAAAGCCATAGGAAAGTATGTGAGGGATTCGATCCTGCcactaaaaagaaaaagatcaaACTATTGAAATAGGGAAAGTGGTTGGAAGACACTTGACTAGCTTTGACATTTAGTGGTTGCTCGTGTCTTCCTCAACGAAGACATGGTTTAAGTTGAAACCTCAGTAAATCAATTATCGTGTCTCCTTTGTGTTCTGAATAAGGTAATCTAGTTTTAACTAATAACAACAATTGtgaagttttatttttttagaattttaaaattttttgaggAGAGCactgactttatttattcattaagATAAgaattacaaactctacccaggtgcttaaaaaataaatatgtctgTCCATCGATAAATTTATAGAGCTTCTAGCTAATATATAGGCGTCAAAATCCGCTCTAGCGGAACTCCTTCTAAGATTTATCTCCCGGACAATTGATCCATTTCTGCTGAACCCCTTGTCTAGTAAACTCCTCACCGCATTGTACAGTCAGTCACAACTCTCTGGCCAACGCGAGATCTTCACGGTCTGAGTGCCCTTGCCGTCACTTGGATAGACACCCcctaagtactccctccatctctaaAAAAATCAATTACCGTAACACTTTAGTTTGtatttgcaagacaaatcttttgagcctaattaattcataattagacaataattattaaatacaaacaaaaatactataatagtcaaaactaaaaaaatttgcGAACAAAATAAGGCCTTACCCGCACTTGATGGCAATGCCTTCGAGAGGAAGGCAGTTACAAAATCAACATCCCAGCGGCTTTCCAATCGGAACCTGCCACATGTTACCGTCCACGTCACAGCCCCGCTGGCGTCCCACCTCAAAATCGCTATCCCATCCTTCAAAATTGAAATTCATATTGTGAAAAACAAAACAATATAGAGGGGGGAACAAGAAAAAGGTAGAAACCCCCCTTTCCTTCCTCTTCGATCCCGACGACGCCGAGCGGGGGGCGGCGATGGAATACTCAGGCGGCGGCGCGACGCTGTCGGAGATGTACCAGAGCGCGCGGCGGCTGCTACTCTCGGCGCGCGACGGCGTGGCCCGCGTCGAGCGCCTCGCCTCGGCGCCCACTTCGTCCTCCTACTCCTCGGCGCCGCTCGTCGGTGGCGGCGCTGCGGGGGACCCCGCGGTCGCTGAGGAGGTGCGGCGAGAGGTGGCGCAGATCCAGGGGCTGTGCGCGCAGATGGACCGGCTCTGGCGATCCATCCCCGCCAAGGGCCAGCGGGACCTCTGGAAGAGGTGAGGATCCTCCTCAGATCCCTGATTCCTTCTAGCTGCTCGGTTACAATTGGTTGTGCCGATCTTTAGTTGGTAATGAGATGAGAGATCTCGCACAGCTTGCGCCGCAGACCATAGCTTTATCTTAGCAAATTTTGTCGTGAACTCGTGATATTTGCCAGTTCAGTCGGTAGGACGTGAAATTTGTGTCAAGGAGCCAAGGAGTAACCGAACTAAATTAACCATGGCACTGGGAATTTGCTTGTGAGTGTGTGGCTGGTAGAGTATTTCTCGGTATTCTGCTCTTAGACTTTCGTTCTGCTTATAAGTTTGTGGCATGCATGGATAAGCATCAATGAAGCAATTTGGTAGAGTATCTCTCGGTTTTCTGCTGTTAGACTTTTGTTCAGCTTATAAGTTTTTGGCATGCATGGATAAGCATCAATGAATCAATTCGCATGTTGAATTCATTTTTAGCATGCCAAGTTTACTGTTTTCGTTGTCTGACCATTAACTAGTTAGTTTTGCCATTATGATCAGTCTCAATTTTGTTTCCGCAtagttcgcttgtcttataagccaTACTTTTTCTACCACGTGTTGAGAGGttctgaaaagtcatggctgaaaatacTCTTCGCGACCTATTATGAGAGGAAAACACTGCTGGCTGGTAGAAAAAGTATGGCTTATAAGACAATTCTTTATTCATGAGCCAAAAAGTTGAGGTGGACTTGCTTTGTGAGTATGTAGGCCCGTTTTGTACAGCTCTTAATGGCTCCAGCTCTGGCTGATGTGATATTGTAGCTACACCGTTGAAGCTGTTTTCCTCTCTCCTTCTCAAAACAATGGGCAGCCAGTAAGGCCACGTTTTATGTCTCCTCCAGTTACTATAGCGTGGAGCCAGAGCAAGAGAGAGCCATGTTCCAAGAACATGCTGTTTGTTTCTCTGCAGAACTTATTGGGTCTCATTCTAAATACCGAGTAAGAAGTACATATGTATGAAATTAATGGTATAAAGTCAGCTATTTTGCACTTAACGCTAGTATGAATAGTGCAAACTGAAGCTTCCCTTAGAATTAACTAGGAGTCTAGGACTAGCAATACTCCGCAGTACAGGTGCGCATGGCAGTATAGAAAATTATGTGTTGTTATTTGATTCTTTCACATGTTAATCAGTAAGCGGAAATATTTCGATGCACTTCGATTTACTAGTAAAGTTAGCAGTTCTCACAAGAATTGGAACAAGCAACTATGCAAACATGCACTTAGGATCTTCATTTCCTACTCGTTATTCCTAATTGATTAGCAGTTCTTATCTTTGTGTATTTACTTATTCACCTTCAGGGTGCAATCAAATGATGTAACCATGCAcaaatacatcattcattcccTGGAGATGTTATTAACCATTTAGCCCTTGATTGCAAATAGAGCCAATTGACCTTGAATTGCATGTGGGTGATTGTCCCTTTACCAGatcttgtactccctccattccaaatggcCTTTTAAGATACAttgcttttactatgtatctagacatagtgtatatctaagcacatagcaaaaactatgtatttacaaaagtcaaaacatcttacaatttggaatggagggagtagtacttTAAATAATTTGGCATATGACTTGAACACATTGAAGCACAGGAATCTGTTCTTTCTTGTATCTGTTTCTTGAAGCAGACTCTTACCTTTTAGGTTAACAATTTCTGGTTCCACGGGTAATAGGTATAGATAACAGTTTATGGCCCTCTGTCGTTTAGTTCGAGAGGTTTCAGTAGCACTAGTAACTTCTAGGATCTATATGAAACTGATATGCTTAGGTCTGTAAGACTCGTGCTTTACAATGCTGCATGGATCGTCCAAATTGTTCATAGTGTTGGCCTTGAAATTCGTGAAAAAACAGTGTTATTGTCATGAAAGTTCTCCATAAGCCATTAAAATTCTTGTGGGAGAACATGATCTCTGCACTCTCTAGTGCAACCTGTCCACTTCCTCAAACCTAAAAAGCCCAAGTGTCATTAGGCTGGATGCTGGCACGCATCATGCTGTTTGCTGTGTGGACATGTGATCTTTTTTTAGAGAGCCATTTCACGTGGTGGATATCACAGAAATGCTTTTGTATATGCTTTAGGCTGTGAGTTCCACTTCAATGTAGAAAGTCCATAGCTTGTGTGGGCTAGGAATAGGAGCTATGTTGGTGGAGTGTTAAGTTTATGACACATTATTTTTTGTGTCTTTGCAGAAAAGTGGAGCAGCTGTCTGAAGAGGTTGATTCATTGAAGGAAACCCTTGACAAGCATTCTTTGCGTCAGAAAAAACGAATTCTGGAAGCAAAAGAAAGGGCTGAGCTATTTGAGAGAGCTGTAATAATTCCTTTGAGCAATAATATGGTCTTTTTCTTCCCCCATATGATCTCATTGTTTAGTTAAAGAACTGAAATTTTGTTGATGCAGAATGGTGAATCTTCACATGTCCTCCGAATATTTGACGACGAAGCCCAAGCGAAGCAATCAGCTCGTAACTCCTCAAGAATGCTTGAAGAAGCTTATGAGACAGGAGTGGCTATCCTTCACAAGTACGCTGACCAGAGGGATCGACTGAAGGTAACACACAGTGTCCATTCACGATAGAGCATCAGTTTGAAGTTGAACTGTGGACAGAAGATTACTGAATATGATCAATCCTAATGGCTCTTAATGGCCTAATAACTTGTCCTGCTAATAGCCATCGTCACTGCATTGCAGAGTGCTCAAAGGAAAGCTTTGGATGTCCTGAACACTGTTGGTCTATCGAACTCTGTTTTGAAGCTAATCGAGAGGCGGCACCGTGTGGACAAGTGGATCGCGTATGCTGGTATGATCATCACCGTAGTGGTGATGATTGCGTTTTGGCGGTTAACGCATTAGTGCTTGGGCTGTGTTTGTTGCATATTTCTATCCGAGATATGATATGTACAATGTGCAAATGTGGGAAACAGGGTAGATTCAGATGGTGCAAAATTTTTCGCTGGCAGTTATGTTTGCCTCGCCGGTCCTTCGCACGCATGGTTGATGGCGTCATATGTAAAAGCAGTTCCTTCACGGCATAGTTACAAATCCAATGCCGGCCCCCCAACTGGGTTAAATATTCAAATTCCTTTGTATGCATGCCGCTGTGTAGTCTATTGTTACGACTTTCATGTAAGTACAGAAGCTTTTGCGGGATACACAAGAGAAATGGCGCTGTATTATTTCAGTACGAAATATTGTATTCGTAGCTCATGAATGGGAACGTGCTCATCTGAATACATGTGAACTATAGGAATGAAATAGCATCTCAGTAGCATAACTCTATCAAGCCTGCAGTTGAATGACACAAAATACGGCAAACCTGTGAGACGGGCAAACCTGTGAGACGTGAAGTTTCAGATGTAACTGAAGAAAATATTTGTATGTGAGACGTGAAGTTTCAGATGTAACTGAAGAAAATATTTTTAACTAGCGCATATGTTCCTGGTTTGGGACGATGGTTTTTTAGTCTTTCACCACCAACAGGGAGACATATTGAGGTTATTAGGTTAAAAAAGCAGCCAGTCCACTTTTTATTCTGGACTGATTCATGGTTGGAATCCAAACCCTTATTTTCTTTTATGTATGTGATGATAAGAACATTACTGTAAGAGGATTCATTGAGAAACAGGGGTTGATCTCATTCAAGAGATGGTTGCCACCTTTCTTGAATGATCAATGACAATGAGTACGATCCAAGGCTCTGATCAGCAACCATATAGAGATCAGTTGTCATTCTCACTTCCCAATGCACTGTTCTCTTCTCTCAATACACCTATTTCTTTTTACAATACATCTCTATCTCTATTTCTTTCTTTCTATCTCATTATTTCTTAGTTTTTGTGCACCACATGTTTTCATTCATTCTTAATTTccatgtcaaaatctaaaacgtCAAATACTTTGGGAGAGAGGGGGTAGTTATTATATGGTTAGCACTTTATTTTGATGGATTGACAAGGTAATAGGTTTCATACAAAGCAGGGGCTCAAAcgtaatggaactaaacataaaCTAAAGCTTAAAATgataatttaaataaataatgattAAGACACTAGCTATAAAAGACTGGTAACAAGAAGAAATAAGATAAAATAACTAGATAAAGTATTCTTTTTAAAAAAGTGCTGGATTTGTTAGTTGGATGGTCATGTATATTTTGGTTTTCCAGTTCGATATATAACTAGAATCGGACTCGACAATGGTAGTTAGTAAGAAATGGACCTTTTCTTTCCTGTTATGACTGTAATAGAAATGAGGTTCCTTGAGCCTTGTCCAAGAAAAAAGTAAGAGAATAAGGCTATGGAGTTTCATCCGACTTTCATTAGTATGTAATATTAGGTTGTGATATAAGCATTTTTTATGATATGACAATATTTTTAAAAAGAGAGGCAAATTGGGTTCCGTGTAGATAAAATTCTCTTGGTTCAGTTTTCAACTCTAGATGAGTCATGAATTTAAATGTCTATGAAACAATAAAATGAAACCATGCATTAAGAGTAGTTGCTTTTATCCATATTTTGTTTCGCTGATAAGTCATGGCAGAAAATATTGTTGacgatttattgtgagaaaaaaacactgctgaatggttGGCTGAAATATTTATTGCTGGCACATTTTTTAAGGACAACTTTGAGTACATTTTCTCTATAATCATTTGCTAAACAAACAAAAATTTGTATTGATTGGTTGACTTCGTCGGTTGTGTGTTATCTTTGTGTGTAGGTGGGTTGCTTAGAGTTAATAATCATATATGTTGCCATGTTTAGATTTTTCATGGGTTTTGTTCTTTTATGAAATCGTGGGACTAAAGTTTTTAGACCTAATGTAAACAAAAacaatttttctttttttatttgatgaacaaAGCTCCTGTCACTAGCCCTGTTTAGATACTCTAACTAAGTTAGAGGTTAGAATTATTTTCTAGCTTATGACTAGCCCTCAACTAACTCTAGCCAAAGAggtgtttggatgcaagtgtTAGATTGACAATAAATGTACTTTCTCAATCATTTGGCTCCTTTCCAGCCGAATTTTATGTGGGAGACTATTGTGTGGCCTCCCCCCGCTCACGGCTCCGGCTTGGGGTGGGTGATAGGGAGGGAGGCTGGAGCCCCTCACGCAGCCAGAGAGGAGCTTTTCGCCGTCGTCCTAGAGAATGGCTCCGTAGAGCCCAAGCCCCGAGAACCCCTCTGCCGCTGGCGCTTGCAAGTTGAGGTTGAGATGCGTGACTCTAGGGCCGCACGGTTGGGAGCGCCACGTGTCGAAGCCATCTCCGTCCATCGACGAGAGGCGGCGGCAAGGCAGGCTTATGGCGGCAGCGCTAGTTCCCAAGAGGCGATGGCGTAGTTGCGGGTTTGCCGCGTGTGGGGATCGGAAGAGTAACCGGTCGCGTTACAGGAGCCGATCCCGCACGGCAAAAACAACGCTTTTCCTATGCGCCCCACCTCAAATAGCCCAAATAAGCACCTCTTTGGGGGATAGtttttttagataggttagatGGAAATAACCTCAATCTAATTCTCATATTTAGATACTTTAAAAAGCTATTTGAGACTTAAATAGCTAAATCTAACtctaaccatggatccaaacagTGCCACTgtgttgaaaaaaaaaaacaaggcaaGAAGCACAAACCATGCTGGTCGGTAGCGTTCACATGGCGAGCGGACAGGCAACCGAGTCATTTGCTTCCGCCGCCGCTCGTCCGGTCCCTCACTCCCCCTCTCTAGTCTCTACAGTCTCCACATCGCACCAGCTGGGCGCGTCCTGCCTGTCGATCCAGTCATTGGGTCCGCCAAGCGGTTTCCCCGCGAAAACGCGGGCGGCCGCCCCGGCGAGCAGAGCGTGAGCGACCAACCAGACCTTCCTTCCTTCCCGCCTCGTCCAGTCGCCCGTCCTGCCGCCTGCCTGCGACACGAGGCCACGGACCACGGTTCCGTGAAAAATCCACCGGTGGTATCACCTGCACCGCGCCGCGTCGTCGTGGACCTCCagccacgccacgccacgccacgcccCACCCCGGCACCCCCCCCATCATATCCATCGTCGCCCGCGGTTTTTCACCCACACCACCCACGAGCTGCCTTTATACTAACGTGCCGGCTCTGCTCCCCACGCATGCTCCTGCTCATTCCCGGCCGCGCCGCGGTTCTTGCATGCTTTTCGTCGGCGCCAGGGGATCTGCGGACGGAAAAGGGAAACTGTCTCGGCCGTCAATTTAAACCCCGCGGCAAGACCGGATTTATATATTTTGCTGGAAAGgcagatcttgatcttgatcggttcctgctgccgctgctgctagCTTCTGTCTGCTCTGCTGGGGGGGCTTGTACGAACGTACGTGTTGATGAAGACGACGGTGGaagggagcggcggcggcggcggcgccccggCCGCGGTCAAGAGGCGGCGGAGGGATGCACCTGGTGGCAGGCGACGGAGCGTCGGCGTGAGCGTGCGGCGGCGCGTGCAGGTGGACGCGACGACGACCGCGCCGGCGCCGCTCCAGAGTCTGCTTGCCGCGTGCCGCCGCGCGTTCGGAGGCCCCGGGACCGTGCCGGCGCCCGACGACGTCGCCCTCATCAGAGACATCCTCGGTACGTACGCCGCCCCGGCCCCAAATGCTCTGTCTTGTGTGCTACTACTGTAATTGTCAGTAGCAAGCTGTGAAACCTTCTTCTGATCTGTGCATGCGAGATGTGTAAACCTTATACTCcagcctagctagctagctacacgGCTGGCTAGTAATATTGTTCTTACTCGAAATGAACATCGATCTTATCGACACCCTCGTCATCAGCTCCTTCAATTCGCCTGGCCTGTATTGTGCATTTCGATCGGGCTTCTATATGTATCGGAGTAT contains:
- the LOC8057218 gene encoding membrin-11; the encoded protein is MEYSGGGATLSEMYQSARRLLLSARDGVARVERLASAPTSSSYSSAPLVGGGAAGDPAVAEEVRREVAQIQGLCAQMDRLWRSIPAKGQRDLWKRKVEQLSEEVDSLKETLDKHSLRQKKRILEAKERAELFERANGESSHVLRIFDDEAQAKQSARNSSRMLEEAYETGVAILHKYADQRDRLKSAQRKALDVLNTVGLSNSVLKLIERRHRVDKWIAYAGMIITVVVMIAFWRLTH